In Ailuropoda melanoleuca isolate Jingjing chromosome 11, ASM200744v2, whole genome shotgun sequence, a genomic segment contains:
- the SGMS2 gene encoding phosphatidylcholine:ceramide cholinephosphotransferase 2: MDIIETAKLEEHMENQTHDPANTYTRPAEPVEEENKNGNSKPKSLSNGLRKGTKKYPDYIQIAMPTESRNKFPLEWWKTGIAFVYALFNLVLTTVMITVVHERVPPKELSPPLPDKFFDYIDRVKWAFSVSEINGIILVGLWITQWLFLRYKSIVGRRFFFIIGTLYLYRCITMYVTTLPVPGMHFQCAPKLNGDSQAKIQRILRLISGGGLSITGSHILCGDFLFSGHTVVLTLTYLFIKEYSPRHFWWYHLICWLLSAAGIICILVAHEHYTVDVIIAYYITTRLFWWYHSMANEKNLKVSSQTNFLSRAWWFPIFYFFEKNVQGSIPCCFSWPLSWPPGCFKSSCKKYSRVQKIGEDNEKST; the protein is encoded by the exons ATGGATATTATAGAGACAGCAAAACTTGAAGAACATATGGAAAATCAAACCCATGATCCTGCAAATACTTACACAAGACCTGCGGAGCCTGtcgaagaagaaaacaaaaatggcaaCAGTAAACCTAAGAGCTTGTCCAATGGGTTGCGAAAGGGCACCAAAAAGTACCCGGACTATATCCAAATTGCTATGCCCACTGAATCCAGGAACAAATTTCCCCTGGAGTGGTGGAAAACAGGCATTGCCTTCGTGTATGCTCTTTTCAACCTCGTCTTAACAACCGTCATGATCACAGTTGTACACGAAAGGGTGCCCCCCAAGGAGCTCAGCCCCCCACTACCAGACAAGTTTTTTGATTACATTGATCGGGTAAAATGGGCATTTTCTGTATCAGAAATAAATGGGATTATATTAGTTGGATTATGGATCACCCAGTGGCTGTTTCTGAGATACAA GTCAATAGTGGGACGCAGATTCTTTTTTATCATTGGAACTTTATACCTGTACCGCTGTATTACAATGTATGTCACTACTCTCCCGGTGCCTGGAATGCATTTCCAGTGTGCCCCAAAG CTCAACGGAGACTCTCAGGCAAAAATACAACGGATTCTACGACTGATTTCTGGTGGTGGATTGTCCATAACTGGGTCCCATATCTTGTGTGGAGACTTCCTCTTCAGCGGTCACACCGTTGTGCTGACACTGACTTATTTGTTCATCAAAGAAT ACTCGCCCCGCCACTTCTGGTGGTACCATTTAATCTGCTGGCTGCTGAGTGCCGCCGGGATCATCTGCATTCTCGTAGCGCACGAACACTATACCGTCGACGTGATCATCGCTTATTATATTACAACACGGCTGTTTTGGTGGTACCACTCAATGGCCAATGAAAAG aACTTGAAGGTCTCTTCACAGACTAATTTCTTGTCTCGAGCATGGTGGTtccccatcttttattttttcgaGAAAAATGTACAAGGCTCAATTCCTTGCTGCTTCTCTTGGCCACTCTCCTGGCCCCCTGGCTGCTTTAAATCTTCATGCAAAAAGTATTCACGGGTTCAGAAGATCGGTGAAGATAATGAGAAATCTACCTGA